The Aulosira sp. FACHB-615 genome includes a window with the following:
- the psaC gene encoding photosystem I iron-sulfur center protein PsaC, translating to MSHTVKIYDTCIGCTQCVRACPTDVLEMVPWDGCKAAQIASSPRTEDCVGCKRCETACPTDFLSIRVYLGAETTRSMGLGY from the coding sequence ATGTCTCATACCGTAAAAATCTACGATACCTGTATTGGCTGCACTCAATGTGTTCGCGCCTGCCCTACTGACGTGCTAGAGATGGTGCCCTGGGACGGCTGTAAAGCTGCTCAAATTGCCTCCTCTCCCCGCACAGAAGACTGTGTAGGCTGCAAACGTTGTGAAACTGCCTGCCCCACCGACTTTTTGAGCATCCGGGTTTACCTGGGCGCTGAAACAACTCGCAGCATGGGTCTAGGTTATTGA
- the glmS gene encoding glutamine--fructose-6-phosphate transaminase (isomerizing): MCGIVGYIGTQAATEILLSGLEKLEYRGYDSAGIATIWEGEVNCVRAKGKLHNLRSKLEQLENPAQIGIGHTRWATHGKPEEYNAHPHLDTALRIAVVQNGIVENYRELREDLKQKGHEFRSETDTEVIPHLIAELLKNPELNFLDAVRQAANQLEGGFAIAVISADYPDELIVVRQQAPLVIGFGQGEFFCASDTPAIVAYTRAVLPLENGEIARLTPLGVEIYNFAGERLKKQPRMLNLSPTMVEKQGFKHFMLKEIYEQPGVVRANLEAYFHNSTDASVSPIHLGLSESLYADLEQIHIVACGTSWHAALVGKHLLEQLAEIPTQVHYASEYRYAPSPLTPNTLIIGVTQSGETADTLAALAMEKERRQGQEAKYQARLLGITNRPESSLGHSVPNIISTLAGIEIGVAATKTFIAQLMAFYALALDLAARRQTIPKETIEQIINGLRQIPQEIEETLASQERLTEHLAHEFADTQDFIFLGRGINFPIALEGALKLKEISYIHAEGYPAGEMKHGPIALLDAKVPVVAIAVPGNVYEKVISNAQEAKARDSRLIGVTPVKDGEAAEIFNDLLPVSSVDELLSPILTVVPLQLLAYHIAARRGLDVDQPRNLAKSVTVE, translated from the coding sequence ATGTGTGGAATCGTCGGGTATATCGGCACTCAAGCAGCAACAGAAATTTTACTGTCTGGACTGGAAAAACTAGAGTATAGAGGCTACGATTCTGCGGGAATCGCCACAATTTGGGAAGGTGAAGTTAATTGTGTTAGAGCAAAAGGAAAACTACATAACCTGCGTTCTAAACTCGAACAGCTAGAAAATCCGGCTCAAATTGGCATTGGTCATACTCGCTGGGCTACTCATGGTAAACCAGAAGAGTACAATGCTCATCCCCATTTGGATACAGCATTACGTATTGCGGTAGTTCAAAATGGCATTGTGGAAAATTACCGCGAGTTACGGGAAGACTTAAAACAAAAAGGACATGAGTTTCGTTCGGAAACTGATACAGAAGTAATTCCCCATCTGATTGCAGAATTATTAAAAAATCCAGAGTTAAATTTTTTAGATGCAGTTCGTCAAGCTGCTAATCAGCTAGAAGGTGGATTTGCGATCGCAGTGATTTCGGCTGATTATCCCGACGAGTTAATTGTAGTGCGTCAACAAGCACCTTTAGTAATTGGATTTGGACAAGGTGAATTTTTCTGTGCTTCCGATACCCCGGCGATCGTTGCTTACACCCGTGCCGTATTACCCTTAGAAAACGGGGAAATTGCCCGCCTCACACCATTAGGCGTGGAAATTTACAACTTTGCTGGCGAGAGGTTGAAAAAACAACCCCGGATGCTCAACTTGAGTCCCACAATGGTCGAAAAGCAGGGATTCAAACACTTCATGCTCAAAGAAATTTATGAGCAGCCAGGAGTGGTAAGAGCTAATTTAGAAGCATATTTTCATAATTCAACTGATGCGTCTGTGTCGCCTATTCACCTCGGCTTGTCTGAGTCACTCTACGCAGATTTAGAACAAATTCACATCGTCGCCTGTGGTACAAGTTGGCACGCCGCTTTAGTTGGCAAACACTTATTAGAACAATTAGCAGAAATTCCCACCCAAGTACACTACGCTTCGGAATATCGTTATGCACCATCACCACTAACACCAAATACATTAATTATTGGTGTTACTCAGTCTGGTGAAACTGCCGATACCTTAGCAGCTTTAGCAATGGAAAAAGAACGCCGCCAAGGTCAAGAGGCGAAATATCAAGCGCGACTTTTAGGGATTACCAACCGCCCAGAAAGTAGCCTTGGTCATAGTGTTCCTAATATTATTAGTACCTTAGCTGGGATAGAAATTGGCGTAGCAGCAACAAAAACATTTATTGCCCAATTGATGGCGTTTTATGCTTTAGCTTTAGATTTAGCTGCCCGTCGTCAAACAATTCCCAAAGAAACTATCGAGCAAATTATTAACGGACTGCGACAAATTCCTCAAGAAATTGAAGAAACATTGGCAAGTCAAGAACGTTTAACCGAACATTTAGCCCATGAATTTGCTGATACTCAAGATTTCATCTTTTTAGGAAGAGGAATTAACTTCCCCATTGCTTTAGAAGGGGCTTTGAAATTAAAAGAAATTAGCTATATTCACGCCGAAGGTTATCCGGCTGGGGAAATGAAACACGGCCCCATTGCTTTATTAGATGCGAAAGTTCCGGTAGTGGCGATCGCGGTTCCTGGTAATGTATATGAAAAGGTAATTTCTAACGCCCAAGAAGCCAAAGCCAGAGATTCTCGCTTAATTGGTGTAACACCTGTAAAAGATGGCGAAGCAGCAGAAATATTTAACGACTTGCTCCCCGTTTCATCAGTCGATGAATTATTATCGCCAATACTTACAGTTGTACCTCTGCAACTATTGGCTTATCACATCGCCGCCCGTCGCGGTTTAGACGTTGACCAGCCTCGTAACCTGGCAAAATCAGTGACAGTGGAATAA
- a CDS encoding ATP-binding protein — translation MSDNSRVINAEPTKDLFIYMLVRDIPLIRAIIDLVDNSVDGATHLQSNENYEGLWIKILANKEYFQIQDNCGGITVKEAEEYAFKFGRANDAAVTPKSIGRFGIGMKRAFFKIGKKFTVQSTTSSSKFVVSEDVDEWKNKDEWTFEFLEVQEDGDYESSEIGTRILIEQLHESVSEDLGLENFLSQLRQELTIAYSLKIKKGLSISINNEDLRPTPLNFRTSDNIKVAKFEKEYKYFGSHEIDTPVRVSLYAGVSDRNLNEGGWYVFCNERMVLEADQTEIMGWGTKSGFPKYHADFAFFRGYAFFESDDAAYLPWTTTKTGIDYDSPIYKSIKQEVSELTVPVLTFLRKMADEKSRVERGEISESLLERAYLQTSIHSVFEVDTSTTFQLPEQSAIPPRQSRGTIQYNKPTEDIERVKELLNVSSNKDVGEKTFDYYLNNEG, via the coding sequence ATGAGTGATAATTCACGGGTAATTAATGCTGAACCAACTAAAGATTTATTCATATATATGTTGGTGCGAGATATACCGCTTATTCGTGCGATTATTGATCTTGTTGATAACTCAGTAGATGGCGCAACTCATTTACAGAGCAATGAGAATTATGAAGGGCTTTGGATAAAAATTTTAGCCAACAAAGAGTACTTTCAAATTCAAGATAATTGTGGAGGAATAACCGTCAAGGAAGCAGAGGAGTATGCTTTCAAGTTTGGAAGAGCCAATGATGCAGCAGTAACGCCAAAATCAATTGGAAGATTTGGAATTGGGATGAAGCGAGCTTTTTTCAAGATTGGAAAAAAATTTACAGTTCAATCAACTACCTCTAGCTCGAAATTTGTAGTTTCAGAAGATGTAGATGAATGGAAAAATAAAGATGAATGGACATTTGAATTTTTAGAAGTTCAAGAAGATGGTGATTACGAATCCAGTGAAATCGGAACTCGAATATTAATTGAACAATTGCATGAGAGTGTGTCAGAAGATTTAGGATTAGAAAATTTTCTATCGCAATTAAGGCAAGAATTAACTATTGCATATTCATTAAAAATAAAAAAAGGCTTAAGCATCAGTATAAATAATGAGGATCTGCGCCCAACTCCCCTTAATTTTCGTACTTCTGACAATATTAAAGTGGCAAAATTTGAAAAAGAGTATAAATACTTTGGAAGCCATGAAATAGATACGCCAGTGCGGGTTAGCTTGTATGCTGGTGTATCAGATAGAAATTTAAATGAAGGCGGATGGTATGTATTCTGCAATGAAAGGATGGTTCTTGAAGCTGACCAAACTGAAATAATGGGCTGGGGTACAAAAAGTGGTTTCCCGAAATATCATGCTGATTTTGCATTTTTTAGAGGTTATGCTTTTTTCGAGTCTGATGATGCTGCTTATTTACCTTGGACGACAACAAAAACAGGGATTGACTACGACTCACCAATCTACAAATCAATTAAACAAGAAGTATCTGAACTAACGGTTCCCGTTCTTACATTTTTAAGAAAAATGGCAGATGAAAAGAGTCGTGTAGAGCGTGGTGAGATATCTGAGAGTTTACTTGAGCGAGCGTATTTGCAAACTTCAATTCACTCTGTATTTGAAGTAGATACAAGTACCACTTTTCAACTTCCTGAGCAATCAGCAATTCCGCCTCGTCAGAGCCGTGGCACCATACAATATAACAAACCAACTGAAGACATTGAGCGAGTTAAAGAACTATTAAATGTTTCATCGAATAAAGACGTTGGTGAAAAAACCTTTGATTACTATTTAAACAATGAAGGATAA
- a CDS encoding cell wall metabolism sensor histidine kinase WalK, which translates to MNQIQKIFRIIDPFSLRVRLTIGIAAVSALGLGSLAIWTSWKMQQFLINSYKNNIQQITQHLPYYVELYTEIIPEENGLQSAINNLSTTNTYLWVKNPKNQIIAQSDNLNKLPPKKVAELMNLTQTSMKPIAQEMGKSYFVMCGSSLRLQNQTVGTLFVVQDVTQEQSMFLVIVQSLGIGSIITITIISVAIAFYIKRSLQPLRQLSQMTEVISLADLGQAQIYLENAPSEVRELTQTYNMMLSRLFQSWEQERQFVSNVSHELRTPLTIVHGYLQSVLRRQHNLTEVQQEALATAAAEAERTIRLLQDLLDLARADSGNLLFRLESCSLNDLITEVVVMAKTYSDRQITIESTNPAIAAKADYNRLKQVLINLVDNAFKYSAPETPVTIKFYQQADQAIIEVCDQGYGIPLQHQSRIFERFYRIDEARSSSTGGCGLGLSIVKTLVEGMNGHVTVRSRLGEGSTFTITLPAYLSN; encoded by the coding sequence GTGAACCAAATTCAGAAAATCTTTCGGATAATTGATCCTTTTTCATTACGTGTTCGACTGACAATTGGCATTGCTGCGGTTTCGGCTTTAGGATTAGGTAGCCTAGCTATCTGGACAAGCTGGAAAATGCAGCAATTTTTAATTAATAGTTATAAAAATAATATTCAACAAATTACTCAACATTTGCCTTATTATGTAGAGCTTTATACAGAAATAATACCTGAAGAGAATGGGCTGCAAAGTGCAATTAATAATTTAAGTACTACAAATACATATTTATGGGTGAAAAATCCTAAAAATCAGATAATAGCCCAGTCAGATAATTTAAATAAATTACCACCAAAAAAAGTAGCTGAGTTGATGAATTTAACTCAGACATCCATGAAACCCATAGCTCAAGAAATGGGTAAAAGCTACTTTGTGATGTGTGGGAGTAGTTTGAGATTACAAAATCAGACTGTGGGAACTTTATTTGTTGTGCAGGATGTTACCCAAGAACAAAGCATGTTTTTAGTGATTGTGCAGAGTTTGGGAATTGGCAGTATTATCACTATTACAATTATTTCTGTTGCGATCGCATTTTACATTAAACGTTCCCTGCAACCCCTACGTCAGTTAAGTCAAATGACAGAAGTTATTTCCCTTGCAGACTTAGGACAAGCACAAATTTATTTAGAAAATGCCCCTAGCGAAGTTCGAGAATTAACTCAAACCTACAACATGATGTTATCGCGGCTGTTCCAATCTTGGGAACAAGAGCGACAATTTGTCAGTAATGTATCTCACGAATTACGCACACCCCTGACCATCGTACATGGTTACTTACAAAGTGTGTTGCGACGACAGCATAATTTAACCGAAGTGCAGCAAGAAGCTTTAGCCACCGCCGCCGCCGAAGCCGAACGCACCATTCGACTATTACAAGATTTACTTGATTTAGCCAGGGCGGATAGTGGTAATTTGCTATTTCGCCTCGAAAGTTGCTCATTAAATGACTTAATTACCGAAGTTGTGGTGATGGCGAAAACTTATAGCGATCGCCAGATTACCATTGAATCAACTAACCCAGCAATCGCCGCTAAAGCCGACTACAACCGCCTCAAACAAGTTTTAATTAATTTAGTTGATAACGCTTTTAAATATTCTGCACCAGAAACCCCTGTAACTATCAAGTTTTATCAACAAGCCGACCAAGCCATTATCGAAGTTTGCGACCAAGGCTATGGTATTCCTTTACAACATCAGTCCAGGATTTTTGAGCGATTTTACCGCATCGATGAAGCCCGCAGCAGTTCCACCGGTGGCTGTGGTTTAGGACTATCAATAGTTAAAACCCTAGTCGAAGGTATGAATGGTCATGTAACAGTGCGATCGCGTTTAGGTGAAGGCAGTACATTTACAATTACCCTACCAGCTTATTTATCAAATTAA
- a CDS encoding DM13 domain-containing protein: protein MKFQSLAILGMIATVSLGSISEVTAYQASTSTPVAQTSINQLAAAVGQSANFRNGEHATRGRVSIVTRNRTRYLQFSQNFKTSSGPDVYVILHRSAAPKIYGLRAKDYVLVGRLRKFSGSQSYALPGNLNLSGYRSVAVWCRKFNATFGYASLGG from the coding sequence ATGAAATTTCAGAGTTTAGCTATCCTGGGGATGATTGCAACTGTTAGTTTAGGTTCTATTTCAGAAGTGACCGCATATCAGGCATCAACTTCTACACCTGTTGCTCAAACTTCAATTAATCAATTAGCTGCGGCTGTAGGTCAGTCTGCTAATTTCCGCAATGGCGAACATGCAACTCGCGGAAGAGTTAGCATTGTGACCAGAAACAGAACCAGATATTTACAATTTAGCCAGAATTTTAAAACCAGTAGCGGCCCTGATGTGTACGTAATTTTACATCGTTCTGCTGCGCCCAAAATCTATGGTTTAAGAGCTAAAGATTACGTTTTAGTTGGTCGCTTAAGAAAATTTAGTGGTAGCCAAAGCTATGCTTTACCGGGAAATCTTAATTTGTCTGGATATAGATCAGTAGCGGTTTGGTGTCGTAAATTTAATGCTACTTTTGGTTATGCTAGTCTGGGTGGTTAA
- a CDS encoding DUF4079 domain-containing protein, with product METADFLGLLHPAIAVIFVFPLIGNVVNFAWQTRQRRLQNLAEGKSKIPPVVGKEHKQLGDWLTSAVVGLTLVGLAYPIGKNIIKKQLWNTANFQVIFIILMFLATIASLVLIYQAKNKSWRAIFATLTGIGLVVLGCQDGVYRRTNEWYWSHYYIGIAASLLMVFSLAIVQDIYKSHRWRVIHTILNCVALLLFIGQGLTGTRDLLEIPLSWQEPYIYQCDYVNKTCLTPNPQAPK from the coding sequence ATGGAAACAGCAGATTTTCTTGGGCTTTTACATCCAGCGATCGCAGTTATTTTTGTCTTTCCGTTAATTGGCAATGTTGTTAACTTTGCTTGGCAAACTCGTCAACGGCGGTTACAAAATTTAGCCGAAGGTAAGAGTAAAATTCCGCCAGTCGTTGGTAAAGAGCATAAACAATTGGGTGATTGGCTAACCAGTGCTGTTGTTGGCTTAACATTAGTCGGTTTAGCATATCCCATTGGTAAAAACATTATCAAAAAGCAATTGTGGAATACTGCTAATTTCCAAGTAATTTTTATCATATTAATGTTTTTGGCGACGATTGCTTCTTTAGTACTGATTTATCAAGCCAAAAATAAATCATGGCGAGCGATTTTTGCTACCTTAACAGGTATTGGTTTAGTAGTTCTCGGCTGTCAAGATGGAGTTTATCGGCGGACTAATGAATGGTATTGGTCACACTACTACATTGGCATTGCTGCATCTCTACTGATGGTTTTTTCCTTAGCAATTGTGCAAGATATTTATAAGTCCCATCGCTGGCGGGTAATTCATACAATATTAAACTGTGTTGCTCTTTTACTGTTTATTGGACAAGGATTAACAGGTACAAGAGACTTATTAGAAATTCCCTTGAGTTGGCAGGAACCTTATATTTATCAGTGCGATTATGTGAATAAAACTTGTCTAACACCCAACCCTCAAGCACCGAAGTGA
- a CDS encoding Rieske 2Fe-2S domain-containing protein: MAVILPGAPWLIAHRSMLGINKPYKVALNGQDYVLWQNQQGEIFALDNVCPHLQAPLSDGWICPERSTIACPFHALEFDAQGRLHQSGQPLLTPLELIIKDDCIWTYAGHVPKIPIPDLIPKVSAGMSFVGVAGEKSIRGTFLDNLLINYDYNHQSGTHRDLFGIKANRVPVFEHEGYWVKVVQELEREDSTWNDIIRNPVVLTAPKTYTGILEYAFPTLITFRTSFLLGEILQVHILYPETETHTKTFVLVFSKPKHPILLPLLRRSMLSAVTTVVEQDTRAIETSYPRQTPKIRLPKEEIMFHAQKLYQDW, from the coding sequence ATGGCAGTCATTCTCCCTGGCGCACCGTGGTTAATTGCCCACCGTTCCATGCTGGGCATTAACAAGCCTTATAAAGTGGCGCTGAATGGTCAAGATTATGTCCTCTGGCAAAATCAGCAAGGTGAAATTTTCGCCCTAGATAACGTTTGTCCCCATCTGCAAGCACCTTTATCTGATGGCTGGATTTGCCCAGAACGGAGTACAATTGCCTGTCCCTTTCATGCCTTAGAATTTGATGCACAAGGAAGGTTGCATCAGTCTGGTCAACCACTGCTCACACCCCTAGAATTAATCATCAAAGATGACTGTATTTGGACTTATGCTGGTCATGTTCCAAAAATTCCCATCCCAGACCTCATCCCAAAAGTGAGTGCAGGTATGAGTTTTGTCGGTGTAGCTGGGGAAAAAAGCATCCGTGGGACTTTTTTAGATAACTTGTTAATTAACTATGACTACAACCATCAAAGCGGCACACACCGCGACTTATTTGGTATTAAAGCTAATCGCGTGCCGGTGTTTGAACATGAAGGATATTGGGTGAAAGTTGTCCAAGAACTAGAGCGTGAAGATAGCACCTGGAATGATATCATCCGCAATCCTGTTGTTTTGACCGCACCTAAAACCTACACTGGCATTTTAGAATATGCGTTTCCCACACTGATAACTTTTCGCACCTCTTTTTTACTAGGAGAAATTTTGCAGGTGCATATCTTATATCCCGAAACAGAAACTCACACTAAAACCTTTGTGTTGGTCTTCAGCAAACCCAAACACCCAATTTTGCTACCTTTATTGAGACGCTCAATGTTGAGTGCAGTCACAACTGTTGTTGAGCAAGATACACGCGCTATAGAAACATCCTATCCTCGTCAAACACCTAAAATTCGCCTACCAAAAGAGGAAATTATGTTTCATGCTCAAAAACTATATCAAGATTGGTAA
- a CDS encoding glycosyltransferase, producing MQKPELARVNLLNRGEKNNDDLITQRVILFRLVAFILLSIVILSGLLVAGWFAGEMTINQFFAQIHTWQMQPPMWLEAPMVHNKYLLSLTLALLVTMFAVMKLSPQPRVWSQRLVVGILIILTVRYLLWRSLSTFNLADPLNGTISLGLFVLEIVIISSGLIELFLMLNIKERHREADEKSIEVINGEFTPSVDILIPTYNEPEFIVRRTIMGCQALDYPEKNIYLLDDNRRTEMRELAAELGCYYISRPNNQHAKAGNLNNALTQTSSELIAVFDADFVPTTNFLLRTVGFFQDETIAIVQTPQSFYNADPIARNLGLENILTPDEEIFHRHVQSVRDNVESAICAGTSFVMRRAALEKTGGFVTESLSEDYFTGVNLAAYGYRIIYLNELLSAGLAAENIAAYATQRLRWAQGTLQGLFIQSNPLILPGLTLTQRLAHLGGFLSWFANVARISFLLMPLAYSFLGVIPIRANLPELIYFWLPLYVVNLAVFAWLNKYSRSAFLSDIYFLVLCFPVAWTVIQSLLRPFGTGFKVTPKGLSSDRYTFNWKLALPLIILFIGTAISLWQNLCMSVLKQMIATQVPAMAEQTVGVGVGWLWSIYNLIMIGSAILVFLDAPKTDKFEWFDLRRVVELKIGSESFWGVTTMMSEIGAEIALTQQPPIDLLVGQTVKIKIAEENLQLKAEVVHQGFANEFPIIRLQFESVTISQHRHLVEILFCRPGQWKRQNAPGELISLWLVLRILLKPRFIFNRKIDVSPMVVAKV from the coding sequence GTGCAGAAACCTGAACTTGCCAGAGTTAATCTTTTGAATCGAGGAGAGAAAAATAACGATGATTTAATTACACAAAGAGTTATTCTATTTCGCTTAGTGGCGTTCATACTTTTGAGCATTGTGATTTTATCTGGCTTGCTGGTAGCAGGTTGGTTTGCAGGTGAAATGACAATTAATCAGTTTTTTGCTCAAATTCACACTTGGCAAATGCAGCCGCCAATGTGGTTAGAAGCGCCAATGGTACATAATAAATATTTACTTTCGCTCACATTAGCGTTGCTAGTCACAATGTTTGCGGTGATGAAACTGTCACCCCAACCGCGTGTTTGGTCACAAAGGTTAGTCGTTGGCATATTAATTATTTTGACTGTACGTTATTTATTATGGCGATCGCTCTCTACCTTTAACTTGGCCGACCCCTTAAATGGCACAATTAGTTTAGGCTTATTCGTTCTAGAAATTGTGATCATTTCTAGCGGCTTGATTGAACTATTTTTAATGTTAAATATTAAAGAACGTCACCGGGAAGCCGATGAAAAATCCATCGAGGTGATTAATGGTGAGTTTACGCCATCTGTAGATATTTTGATTCCTACATATAACGAGCCAGAGTTTATTGTGCGGCGTACGATTATGGGTTGTCAAGCCCTAGATTATCCCGAAAAAAACATCTATCTTTTGGATGATAATCGGCGTACAGAAATGCGAGAATTAGCCGCCGAACTGGGATGTTACTACATCAGCCGCCCAAATAACCAACATGCCAAAGCCGGCAACTTAAATAATGCCCTGACGCAAACTAGTAGTGAATTAATCGCTGTTTTTGATGCCGATTTTGTGCCTACCACTAACTTTCTCTTGCGGACTGTGGGTTTTTTTCAAGATGAAACCATAGCCATAGTGCAAACACCACAAAGTTTTTATAATGCTGACCCCATCGCCCGAAATCTTGGTTTAGAAAATATTCTCACCCCTGATGAAGAAATTTTTCATCGCCATGTCCAATCAGTCCGAGATAATGTTGAAAGTGCAATTTGCGCGGGTACTTCTTTTGTAATGCGTCGTGCTGCATTAGAAAAAACTGGAGGATTTGTTACCGAATCTTTATCCGAAGATTATTTTACAGGCGTTAATTTAGCTGCTTATGGCTATCGCATTATTTATTTAAATGAATTACTCAGTGCAGGTTTAGCCGCAGAAAACATCGCTGCTTATGCAACTCAACGTTTGCGCTGGGCGCAAGGTACACTCCAAGGGCTGTTTATTCAATCTAATCCGTTGATTCTGCCTGGATTGACTTTAACTCAAAGATTAGCTCATTTAGGAGGGTTTTTGAGTTGGTTTGCCAATGTCGCCCGAATTTCTTTTTTGTTAATGCCTTTGGCTTATTCATTTTTAGGTGTAATTCCCATTCGGGCAAACTTACCAGAATTAATTTATTTTTGGTTGCCTCTTTATGTAGTCAATTTAGCGGTATTTGCTTGGTTAAATAAATATTCGCGTTCGGCGTTTTTATCTGATATTTATTTTTTGGTGTTATGTTTTCCGGTGGCTTGGACAGTTATTCAATCTTTGTTGCGTCCCTTTGGCACAGGATTTAAAGTTACACCTAAAGGACTAAGTAGCGATCGCTATACTTTTAACTGGAAATTAGCCTTACCTTTAATCATACTATTTATCGGTACAGCTATTAGTTTGTGGCAGAATCTCTGTATGAGCGTACTCAAACAAATGATAGCCACCCAAGTGCCTGCAATGGCTGAACAAACTGTGGGTGTGGGTGTGGGTTGGTTGTGGAGTATCTATAACTTAATCATGATTGGTTCAGCGATTTTAGTTTTTTTAGATGCACCCAAGACAGATAAATTTGAATGGTTTGATTTACGGCGAGTCGTAGAGTTAAAAATTGGTAGTGAAAGTTTTTGGGGTGTCACCACAATGATGTCAGAAATTGGTGCAGAGATAGCACTGACTCAGCAACCACCCATCGATTTATTAGTTGGTCAAACAGTCAAAATCAAAATCGCTGAAGAAAACTTACAGCTAAAAGCAGAAGTTGTCCATCAAGGATTTGCTAATGAGTTTCCGATTATTCGCCTCCAGTTTGAATCAGTCACTATTAGTCAACATCGTCATTTAGTAGAAATATTATTTTGTCGCCCTGGACAATGGAAGCGGCAAAATGCACCAGGAGAGTTAATTTCTCTCTGGTTAGTATTGAGAATATTGCTCAAACCCCGCTTTATTTTTAATCGCAAAATTGATGTTAGTCCGATGGTTGTGGCTAAGGTTTAA